A genomic stretch from Cervus canadensis isolate Bull #8, Minnesota chromosome 27, ASM1932006v1, whole genome shotgun sequence includes:
- the NFKBIZ gene encoding NF-kappa-B inhibitor zeta: protein MIVDKLLDDSRGGEGLLDAAGDCGLMTSPLNLAYFCGPSPPAAAPGACDGGCSASGPSAPGSPGSDSSDFSSASSVSSCGAVESRPRGGARAERLQVEPHMGVVRQQRGPFQGVRVKNSVKELLLHIRSHKQKASGQAVDDFKNQGVNREQFTGTEVKNTVSYSGKRKGSDPLSDGPACKRSALLHTQFLTPPQTPTPAESMEDVHHSDSKQDSCADLLQNIINIKNECSPVSLNTVQVSWMSPVEVPQGSPHEQCQELHRGPVFSPPQKYQPFQVGSSPHVMDQAPVYQYSPQNPSVQPPAQHYAHGPALEYSPYSRTAQSPSYEPHLFGREPQFCLDQSFAPLLSDPRESENIAIPPQTVPSVQQPIDTHLQNFNLMPPGACEALARPDAGSAPLSTPLPFPNLGGNPMNTTQLGKSFFQWQVEQEENKLANISQDQFLSKDADGDTFLHIAVAQGRRALSYVLARKMNALHMLDIKEHNGQSAFQVGVAANQHLIVQDLVTLGAQVNTTDCWGRTPLHVCAEKGHSQVLQAIQKGAAGSNQFVDLEATNYDGLTPLHCAVLAHNAVVHELQRNQQPHSPEVQELLLKNKSLVDTIKCLIQMGAAVEAKDRKSGRTALHLAAEEANLELIRLFLELPSCLSFVNAKAYNGNTALHVAASLQYRVTQLDAVRLLMRKGADPSTRNLENEQPVHLVPDGPVGEQIRRILKGKSIQQRAPPY, encoded by the exons ATGATCGTGGACAAGCTGCTGGACGACAGCCGCGGCGGAGAGGGGCTGCTGGACGCGGCCGGCGACTGCGGCCTCATGACCAGCCCGCTCAACCTGGCCTACTTCTGCGGCCCGtcgccgcccgccgccgcccccggcgCCTGCGACGGGGGCTGCTCGGCGTCTGGGCCCTCGGCGCCAGGCTCGCCCGGCTCTGACTCCTCCGACTTCTCCTCCGCCTCGTCCGTGTCCTCCTGCGGGGCGGTCGAGTCCCGGCCGAGAGGCGGCGCCCGCGCCGAGCGGCTGCAAG ttGAGCCCCATATGGGGGTTGTAAGGCAGCAGAGAGGACCCTTTCAAGGTGTTCGTGTGAAGAACTCGGTGAAGGAACTCCTGTTGCACATCCGAAGTCATAAACAGAAGGCTTCCGGACAAGCTGTCGATGATTTTAAG aaCCAAGGTGTGAACAGAGAGCAATTCACAG GTACAGAAGTGAAGAACACAGTATCATATAGTGGGAAAAGGAAAGGCTCTGATCCTCTGTCTGATGGACCAGCTTGCAAAAGATCAGCCTTGTTACATACCCAGTTTTTG ACACCGCCTCAAACACCCACACCCGCGGAGAGCATGGAAGATGTCCATCACAGCGATTCCAAGCAGGACAGCTGTGCCGATCTGCTTCAGAACATTATCAACATCAAGAACGAATGCAGCCCGGTCTCCCTAAACACTGTCCAAGTTAGCTGGATGAGCCCCGTGGAGGTCCCTCAGGGGTCCCCCCACGAGCAGTGTCAGGAGCTCCACAGAGGGCCGGTCTTCTCTCCACCTCAGAAATACCAGCCCTTCCAAGTCGGCAGCTCCCCACACGTGATGGATCAGGCTCCCGTGTACCAGTATTCACCACAGAACCCGAGCGTGCAGCCGCCGGCCCAGCACTACGCCCACGGTCCAGCCCTGGAATACAGCCCTTATTCCAGAACTGCCCAGTCCCCCAGCTATGAGCCACACTTGTTTGGTCGGGAACCACAGTTCTGCCTGGACCAGAGTTTTGCACCCCTCCTAAGTGATCCCCGGGAATCTGAGAATATTGCCATTCCCCCTCAGACTGTTCCCAGCGTTCAGCAGCCAATTGACACCCACCTACAGAATTTCAACCTGATGCCACCAGGCGCCTGTGAGGCCCTGGCAAGGCCGGATGCAGGCTCTGCCCCTTTAAGCACGCCGCTGCCCTTCCCGAACCTTGGCGGAAATCCAATGAACACCACACAGTTAGGGAAATCATTTTTTCAGTGGCAAGTAGAGCAGGAAGAAAACAAATTGGCGAATATCTCCCAAGACCAGTTTCTTTCAAAGGATGCAGATGGTGACAC GTTCCTGCATATTGCTGTTGCCCAAGGGAGAAGGGCTCTTTCCTATGTCCTTGCAAGAAAGATGAATGCGCTTCACATGCTAGATATTAAAGAGCACAATGGACAG AGTGCCTTCCAGGTGGGAGTGGCCGCCAATCAACACCTCATTGTGCAGGATCTTGTGACCCTCGGGGCGCAGGTGAACACCACCGACTGCTGGGGGAGGACGCCCCTCCACGTGTGTGCCGAGAAGGGCCACTCCCAGGTGCTTCAG GCAATTCAGAAGGGAGCAGCAGGGAGCAACCAGTTTGTGGATCTGGAGGCAACTAACTATGATG GCCTGACCCCTCTACACTGCGCAGTCTTAGCCCACAATGCTGTGGTGCATGAACTCCAGAGAAATCAACAGCCCCACTCACCTGAAGTTCAGGAGCTTTTGCTGAAGAATAAAAGTCTAGTTGATACAATTAAGTGTCTGATTCAAATGGGAGCAGCAGTGGAAGCTAAG GACCGTAAAAGTGGCCGTACAGCCCTGCATCTGGCAGCTGAAGAAGCAAACCTGGAACTCATTCGCCTGTTTTTGGAACTGCCCAGCTGCCTGTCTTTTGTGAATGCAAAG GCTTACAATGGGAACACCGCCCTCCATGTCGCCGCCAGCCTGCAGTATCGGGTGACGCAGCTGGATGCAGTCCGCCTGTTGATGCGGAAGGGAGCAGACCCAAGTACTCGGAACTTGGAGAACGAACAGCCAGTGCATTTGGTTCCTGATGGCCCTGTGGGAGAGCAG